A window from Vigna angularis cultivar LongXiaoDou No.4 chromosome 7, ASM1680809v1, whole genome shotgun sequence encodes these proteins:
- the LOC108337114 gene encoding uncharacterized protein LOC108337114, with amino-acid sequence MEKGKGVMGSGGRRWAVDLSDNSTSRDIPDPPGFSRASLDQDDSTLSRQKKDAESNWKAQKAWEVAQAPLKNLLMMGFMMWMAGSTVHLFSIGITFSALWQPISALQSVGKIFEPYKDNKVELLGPKLLFIALNLGGLALGVWKLNALGLLPTHTSDWVSSLPPAQEVEFSGGGVNLG; translated from the exons ATGGAGAAGGGAAAGGGAGTGATGGGATCGGGAGGAAGAAGGTGGGCCGTTGACCTCTCCGACAATTCCACTTCTCGCGATATTCCCGATCCTCCCGGTTTCTCTCGCGCTTCTCTCGACCAG GACGACTCAACGCTTAGTCGCCAAAAGAAGGACGCTGAATCCAATTGGAAAGCCcag AAAGCTTGGGAGGTAGCGCAAGCCCCTTTGAAGAATTTACTGATGATGGGGTTCATGATGTGGATGGCTGGTAGTACAGTCCACTTGTTCAGCATTGGGATTACTTTCTCTGCTCTTTGGCAACCCATTAGTGCCTTGCAGAGTGTCGGAAAGA TTTTTGAGCCCTACAAAGACAATAAGGTGGAGCTTCTTGGACCTAAGCTGTTATTTATAGCCCTTAATTTGGGTGGCTTGGCACTAGGTGTTTGGAAG CTCAATGCATTGGGGCTTCTTCCTACACACACATCAGACTGGGTCTCATCCTTGCCACCTGCTCAG gAGGTGGAGTTTTCAGGTGGTGGTGTAAATTTGGGTTGA